One Candidatus Thorarchaeota archaeon genomic window carries:
- a CDS encoding DNRLRE domain-containing protein: MYRYRAPTLSILMLTLIMSGILLGSFSSTTSSAATIPPVHGTTPADFQVYSSWTECDAYVRSDKPTSNFGTESILNISKSATGSESVVFVKFNISGLHKGDIISSASVYLSIKDGFGEGLKIGAFYCTYNNWSEDTITWANAPWTAIKNRTVSTSSCGSDSRSYQLDFASALQDAIGSDYLTAVFRAQENGQRLFWAHDELPASGMNAHLYVLYTSGAVLDTIKVTEEISSGYLSDISLWYTWINTGWSQLIYITAADTKYNNYFPGISFVGQHYFTKDNEEIVVGHSLLLFELYNDTNHNGILDANFENDTFETAYYLALNYSTGFEPQDVRKVDVNGTIHYKWGVRYKDVLGYLTFVNGTTSKYGDTAAFLKLTYLETSYDYSLQGNTTSLKTNLSLGTAEEFQAIVPGAHIEGLSLSALHSTMVLSNASQPVITVNSTEYNSTQADEPTIPIAVANITSADNGLYGISFDEYYRLYTDPESQYQVRASACPSSSLHESVAENQFWTPVTVFRGFLSAFLPRILEHPFPVDIDYRDSWLLYRIGYPHWDGYALAHDPTYTAYVGRPIPTASNDTSSETPNTETTTILQPPLDPRIIVLASSALAIGVVVLLWIRKKYR; the protein is encoded by the coding sequence ATGTATCGCTATCGCGCACCTACGCTTTCTATTCTTATGCTCACACTAATTATGTCGGGGATCTTGTTGGGGTCATTCTCCAGCACCACTTCATCAGCAGCCACGATACCACCGGTTCATGGGACAACTCCAGCAGACTTCCAAGTGTATAGTTCATGGACTGAGTGTGATGCGTATGTGCGATCGGACAAGCCAACTTCCAATTTTGGAACAGAGAGCATACTCAACATTTCCAAATCCGCGACGGGTTCAGAGTCTGTCGTTTTTGTGAAGTTCAATATATCTGGTCTTCACAAGGGGGACATCATTTCATCAGCAAGTGTATACCTATCGATCAAGGATGGTTTCGGCGAGGGCCTCAAGATCGGAGCTTTCTACTGCACATACAATAATTGGAGCGAAGACACCATAACATGGGCGAATGCTCCGTGGACTGCGATCAAAAACCGTACCGTCAGCACCTCAAGCTGCGGAAGTGACAGTAGAAGTTACCAGTTAGATTTTGCCTCCGCCCTCCAAGACGCTATTGGCTCGGACTATCTCACAGCAGTATTCAGAGCACAGGAGAACGGTCAACGGCTCTTTTGGGCCCATGATGAACTCCCCGCATCAGGAATGAATGCACATCTCTACGTACTCTACACTTCCGGAGCGGTGCTTGACACAATTAAGGTGACCGAAGAGATCAGCTCGGGGTACCTATCAGATATTTCACTCTGGTACACGTGGATTAACACAGGATGGTCTCAATTGATCTATATCACTGCTGCTGACACAAAATATAACAATTATTTCCCGGGGATCAGCTTTGTTGGACAGCACTACTTCACGAAGGATAATGAAGAAATAGTGGTCGGTCACTCCCTGCTACTATTCGAACTCTATAATGATACCAACCACAACGGAATCCTTGATGCCAATTTTGAGAATGATACATTTGAGACTGCGTATTATCTTGCGTTGAATTACTCAACAGGGTTCGAACCTCAAGACGTGAGAAAGGTCGATGTAAACGGTACGATCCACTACAAATGGGGCGTTCGTTACAAGGATGTTCTTGGGTACCTCACATTTGTCAATGGCACTACTTCCAAGTATGGGGATACTGCTGCGTTCTTGAAACTCACCTATTTGGAGACCTCGTATGACTATTCTCTTCAAGGAAATACAACATCCCTAAAGACAAATCTGTCATTAGGTACTGCTGAAGAGTTTCAAGCAATTGTGCCAGGAGCCCATATTGAAGGTCTCAGCCTCTCGGCCCTACACAGTACAATGGTGTTATCCAACGCTTCACAACCAGTGATAACGGTCAACTCAACGGAATACAATTCCACACAAGCAGACGAACCGACAATTCCAATCGCTGTCGCTAATATCACGAGCGCGGATAATGGACTGTATGGGATCTCCTTTGACGAATACTATAGACTCTATACAGATCCAGAATCACAATATCAGGTTCGTGCCTCGGCTTGCCCCTCCAGCAGCTTACACGAGTCCGTTGCAGAGAACCAATTCTGGACACCTGTCACTGTATTCCGTGGCTTTCTCTCAGCATTTCTCCCACGGATCCTTGAACACCCGTTTCCTGTCGATATTGATTACCGCGACAGCTGGCTACTCTATCGCATCGGATATCCTCATTGGGATGGGTATGCACTGGCCCATGATCCAACATATACTGCATATGTGGGGCGTCCAATTCCAACGGCAAGTAATGATACCTCATCTGAGACCCCGAACACCGAAACAACGACCATTCTTCAGCCACCTCTCGATCCGCGAATAATTGTCTTGGCATCATCGGCACTTGCGATCGGAGTGGTCGTACTTTTGTGGATACGAAAGAAATACCGTTGA
- a CDS encoding DUF86 domain-containing protein, translated as MQDEIIQSKIDIIERDLKFLSEYKHINPEDFVSKFKDTQAVKYTLLEIMEACIDIASHIISSQGLERGDSYADMFQIIARANIIDGGLADRLSAMARFRNLIVHGYSKIDNVRLLKLVQERLGDILEFVEQILSF; from the coding sequence ATGCAAGACGAGATTATCCAATCAAAAATTGACATTATTGAAAGGGACCTTAAGTTTCTTAGCGAATACAAACACATCAATCCCGAAGACTTTGTCAGTAAGTTTAAGGACACGCAGGCCGTAAAATACACACTGCTTGAAATTATGGAAGCCTGTATTGATATTGCGTCACATATCATCTCAAGCCAAGGCTTGGAACGTGGTGACTCATATGCAGACATGTTCCAAATAATAGCCAGAGCAAATATAATAGATGGCGGTCTCGCTGATCGACTCTCTGCAATGGCAAGATTTCGAAATCTGATCGTTCACGGCTATTCAAAAATTGACAATGTGCGTTTACTAAAACTGGTTCAAGAACGGCTCGGAGATATCTTAGAATTCGTGGAACAGATACTCTCGTTCTAG
- a CDS encoding nucleotidyltransferase domain-containing protein gives MKSTVNSALLEQIEVVAEVIFAPRAEVDTVYLYGSVLSSTHFNDVDIGILLDEEFTPNALYEVEIIRDFEKQINQDFDVRILNGRPVRFLFQVISKSHVIFCRNERHRIMFEKRVMIDYFDIKYYFDRYDMMRRERYARRDYPIKN, from the coding sequence ATGAAGAGTACGGTCAACAGTGCCTTATTAGAGCAAATCGAGGTAGTTGCAGAAGTCATTTTTGCACCTCGTGCTGAGGTCGATACAGTATATCTGTACGGTTCTGTTCTTAGCTCGACTCATTTCAATGATGTGGACATAGGAATATTACTTGATGAGGAATTCACACCCAATGCCCTATACGAAGTCGAGATCATAAGGGATTTTGAGAAGCAAATCAACCAAGACTTTGATGTGCGAATTCTCAATGGCCGACCAGTCAGATTCCTGTTTCAGGTAATTAGTAAATCACATGTGATCTTCTGTAGGAATGAACGCCACAGGATTATGTTTGAAAAACGGGTGATGATAGATTATTTTGACATTAAGTACTATTTTGATCGTTACGACATGATGAGGCGAGAGCGTTATGCAAGACGAGATTATCCAATCAAAAATTGA
- a CDS encoding caspase family protein, with the protein MANAKKAGQILIIIMLVLPIFFVTVQGVSIAPRQASSRNIQPDPGEGGGGGSSGGGGSTPDYFAAQSNTLDGLYFPKASVAKLEFEVRLRWFSKIRIDIARVRDTHSRYLKIYIDDKKIKSYTIDSSGFHKSVGMGLRSGIHRLTLAINYGGYSQYGWKVTHIYGESGAKVYSVYFPKAYRSKLVFDFRAGKNTLLDLMIARGSDSSRRFFSAMVDGSTVVPESNRYIVPWSNTKTFDLGDYSLHSHHKLTLQIRSGSASKTGWKLKLAPNSGDGMRLTYGDGVVRKWAVIVGISDYRYISDLSYCDEDATDWYNYLHNVMHYNYIRVYGDGHRSHYPIYSGLATESNVKAGLNWLAHADGDDQVAFITSGHGSGNGKGSSYLCMWDCKNSNGKLYDTELASIVKTWVAAKTFIFVDHCYSGGLIPEIRALAGSARVFMTTTCTDHGYGWDDGTHHNGAWTYYFLEYGLVNHYGSNPNTLMESCFSYAKSHYPHTGADTPQKFDGDIYHGFRL; encoded by the coding sequence TTGGCAAACGCAAAAAAAGCAGGACAGATATTAATTATTATTATGCTGGTCTTGCCAATATTCTTTGTCACAGTTCAAGGCGTCAGCATCGCGCCGCGACAGGCAAGTTCAAGAAATATCCAACCGGATCCTGGTGAGGGCGGGGGCGGTGGTAGTAGCGGTGGTGGTGGAAGCACCCCAGACTATTTTGCAGCCCAAAGTAATACTTTGGACGGCCTGTATTTTCCGAAGGCCTCTGTTGCAAAATTAGAATTCGAGGTCAGATTGAGGTGGTTCTCCAAGATTCGGATTGATATCGCCCGTGTGAGGGATACCCATAGTCGATACTTGAAGATCTACATTGATGACAAAAAAATCAAGTCATACACAATTGACAGTAGCGGATTCCACAAGAGTGTTGGGATGGGCCTTAGAAGTGGCATTCACAGGCTAACACTGGCCATTAATTATGGTGGCTATTCACAATATGGCTGGAAGGTCACGCACATCTATGGTGAATCAGGAGCAAAAGTCTATTCTGTATACTTCCCAAAGGCATACCGATCCAAGCTGGTGTTTGACTTTCGTGCTGGCAAGAATACCCTACTGGATCTAATGATTGCCAGGGGAAGTGACAGCAGTCGTCGATTCTTTAGTGCCATGGTTGATGGCTCGACGGTCGTACCTGAATCAAACCGATATATTGTACCGTGGAGTAATACCAAGACGTTCGACCTTGGCGACTATTCACTTCACTCACATCACAAACTGACTCTTCAGATCAGAAGCGGGTCTGCATCTAAGACCGGATGGAAACTCAAATTGGCTCCCAATTCTGGTGATGGCATGCGACTCACTTATGGAGATGGTGTTGTAAGGAAGTGGGCAGTCATAGTCGGCATCAGCGATTACAGATACATAAGCGATCTCTCATATTGTGACGAGGATGCGACAGACTGGTACAACTACCTCCATAATGTGATGCATTACAACTACATCAGGGTCTACGGTGATGGCCACAGATCACACTATCCGATTTACAGCGGGCTTGCCACCGAGAGCAATGTCAAGGCGGGTCTCAATTGGCTCGCACATGCCGATGGTGACGATCAAGTTGCATTTATCACATCAGGACATGGCTCCGGCAACGGCAAGGGTAGCTCATATCTGTGTATGTGGGACTGTAAGAACTCGAATGGTAAGTTGTATGACACCGAGTTGGCCAGTATAGTCAAGACATGGGTCGCTGCAAAGACATTCATCTTTGTAGACCACTGTTACAGTGGTGGCCTGATCCCTGAGATTCGTGCTCTTGCCGGTAGCGCTCGTGTCTTTATGACAACGACCTGCACGGATCACGGCTATGGCTGGGACGATGGTACGCACCATAATGGCGCATGGACATATTACTTCTTAGAATATGGTCTCGTCAATCATTATGGTAGCAATCCTAACACTCTGATGGAGTCTTGCTTTAGCTACGCCAAATCACATTATCCACATACTGGTGCTGACACTCCACAGAAATTCGACGGCGACATATATCATGGATTTAGACTCTAA
- the leuB gene encoding 3-isopropylmalate dehydrogenase, translated as MNAKHFIAVMPGDGIGPEIMDEALKVLKRVQDLSGVEFAYKICPVGGCAIDAFGEPLPPETIETAKAADAILFGSVGGPKWATLPPEKQPERGSLLPLRKMFELFCNLRPAVMSSALGKGSPLNTQLCSTGFDIMIVRELTSGIYFGRPRGVREIDDNKLAFDTMIYARKEITRIAHRAFQIARKRRKYVTSVDKANVLASSMLWREVVEEVARDYPEVTLEHMYVDNAAMQLIRNPSHFDVILCSNMFGDILSDESAALCGSLGMLPSASLGNGTFGLYEPAGGSAPDIAGKGIANPIAQILSLALMLRYSFDMGREASAVENAVVRVLDDGFRTKDIFTGAKIEKLVGTFQMGDEITARIEL; from the coding sequence ATGAATGCAAAACATTTCATTGCAGTGATGCCAGGGGATGGTATTGGTCCTGAGATCATGGATGAAGCCCTCAAGGTGTTGAAAAGAGTGCAGGACCTGAGTGGTGTGGAATTTGCATACAAGATATGTCCTGTGGGTGGCTGTGCAATAGATGCTTTTGGGGAACCGCTACCTCCAGAGACCATTGAGACCGCGAAGGCTGCGGACGCAATTCTCTTTGGCAGCGTTGGTGGTCCGAAATGGGCAACGCTCCCTCCGGAAAAACAGCCTGAGAGAGGATCATTATTGCCCTTGAGGAAAATGTTCGAACTGTTTTGTAACCTTCGGCCTGCTGTAATGAGTTCGGCTCTTGGAAAAGGATCTCCGCTGAACACGCAGTTGTGCTCTACTGGATTCGATATAATGATTGTCCGTGAACTCACAAGTGGAATTTATTTTGGTCGTCCACGAGGAGTACGTGAGATAGATGATAATAAATTGGCTTTTGACACTATGATCTATGCAAGGAAAGAGATCACGAGGATAGCTCACAGGGCATTTCAAATTGCGAGAAAGAGAAGAAAATACGTGACTTCTGTAGATAAGGCAAATGTACTTGCTTCCTCAATGTTGTGGCGTGAGGTTGTTGAAGAAGTAGCCCGTGACTATCCGGAAGTGACACTCGAACATATGTATGTCGATAATGCAGCAATGCAATTAATCCGAAATCCCTCACATTTTGATGTAATATTGTGTTCCAATATGTTTGGGGATATTCTCTCTGATGAGTCTGCTGCACTATGTGGATCTCTGGGAATGTTGCCTTCAGCTTCTTTGGGCAACGGAACGTTTGGTCTTTACGAGCCTGCTGGGGGGAGTGCTCCTGATATTGCAGGAAAAGGGATCGCAAATCCCATTGCACAGATCCTCTCTCTCGCATTGATGTTAAGATACAGCTTCGATATGGGTCGAGAAGCTTCGGCTGTAGAAAACGCAGTTGTCAGAGTTCTTGATGATGGGTTTAGAACCAAGGATATCTTCACAGGAGCCAAGATCGAAAAATTAGTTGGCACTTTCCAAATGGGCGATGAAATCACCGCAAGAATCGAGTTGTGA
- a CDS encoding HD domain-containing protein — protein MGFVVDPVHGRIYLPEWIASITSMPEIRRMMNIRQLGLKAFTGFPGAMHTRYTHCLGTMHLAEKLRSKLVKSKSVIQQERLMQNLENNKAALQAAAFFHDVGHGPFSHVLDYVTKKELHLDHTELSVEVVKKYKDVLENESISWESVCKIISKSFDKGNPCQYIREIIDGPLDVDKMDYLLRDSYHVGLKYGFDLDYLMDYIRILGTDDNLAAYQIGLDSSPKAITVAEHFILIWRSMYILVYYDQKTRIAEKMLEKAVLYAIKNDDKIVTMFANPINFLNIDESILMKMLLESKDTTKKITELIQSRKYFEVVHKIDLTKDISPDSKFMKAVLKSGPDEISEELSIKLSNNEEYDVIYDIIKSRTPKNIRVDKISDDGEPIELEQMSPIIEAMSKQKYELFVYVKPDVPEKEKIIRTIRNETHEVIEGWE, from the coding sequence ATGGGTTTTGTGGTAGATCCAGTTCACGGGAGAATATATTTACCTGAATGGATTGCATCAATTACAAGTATGCCCGAAATACGGCGTATGATGAATATCCGACAATTAGGACTAAAGGCATTCACCGGATTTCCAGGGGCAATGCATACACGTTACACCCATTGTCTTGGAACAATGCATTTAGCTGAAAAATTACGTTCAAAACTAGTCAAAAGCAAATCTGTAATACAACAAGAACGATTAATGCAGAATTTAGAGAATAATAAAGCTGCATTACAAGCAGCAGCATTTTTTCATGATGTTGGACATGGCCCTTTTTCACATGTATTGGATTATGTTACAAAAAAAGAACTGCATCTGGATCACACCGAGTTGAGTGTTGAAGTTGTAAAAAAGTACAAAGACGTTTTAGAAAATGAGTCAATATCATGGGAAAGCGTATGTAAAATAATATCCAAGAGTTTCGATAAAGGAAACCCTTGCCAGTATATTAGAGAGATAATTGATGGGCCATTAGATGTAGATAAAATGGATTATCTTCTTCGTGACAGTTATCATGTTGGACTTAAATATGGTTTTGATTTAGACTACCTAATGGACTATATTCGGATACTAGGAACTGACGATAATTTAGCCGCATATCAAATTGGTTTAGATAGTTCACCCAAAGCAATTACAGTAGCTGAGCATTTTATTTTAATTTGGCGGAGTATGTATATTTTGGTTTACTATGATCAAAAAACAAGAATTGCAGAAAAGATGCTGGAAAAAGCAGTGCTTTATGCAATCAAAAATGATGATAAAATAGTGACAATGTTCGCAAATCCAATTAACTTTCTGAATATAGATGAATCCATTCTAATGAAAATGCTTTTAGAATCAAAGGACACGACCAAAAAAATAACAGAATTGATTCAATCACGTAAATATTTTGAAGTTGTGCATAAAATCGATTTAACAAAAGATATCTCACCGGATTCTAAATTTATGAAAGCAGTTCTCAAATCGGGACCAGATGAAATTTCGGAAGAATTAAGTATTAAATTAAGTAACAATGAGGAATATGATGTGATCTATGACATAATTAAAAGCAGAACGCCCAAAAATATTAGAGTCGATAAGATTAGTGACGATGGTGAACCAATAGAGTTAGAGCAAATGTCACCAATTATAGAAGCAATGTCCAAACAAAAGTACGAGTTATTCGTTTATGTGAAACCCGATGTTCCAGAAAAAGAAAAAATTATTAGAACTATACGTAATGAAACTCATGAAGTTATTGAGGGGTGGGAATAA
- the cmr1 gene encoding type III-B CRISPR module RAMP protein Cmr1, with protein sequence MKHELSIHAVTPIWTGGIQSQSQKSGKNLLRQTGLIGSLRWWFEALLRGLDIETCHHHERHIVDSKAGIDPEELTCQSCAIFGTTGLQRQFRLHLDVTDYDPPWRSLQICPNGHSHGWYFPKGYIGKLNLAISGFQQSVIPVVALLYFLERFGSLGARTTLGCGQFDIDSHANFSPELFWPLLLQWIETSRQNSVFSEPDEDYDNLPNIQNLTFFKYEFTIPSEITGKSWWRLFDSLTSSSKKQGRYRNCRTTFSLLEKLFDEKGVAPVSAIIKDILRYKTSWQCLSSTDSDFFGTAGNDDAERSKIAIGWAVRQNGSDLWSIRGWFWHPPKLRKDEAAKKSDELLTKLRSDSFWRESLNVHDNDDNLEIIEMNDSAKIIDTLKGLIMGDNQ encoded by the coding sequence ATGAAACATGAATTGAGTATTCATGCAGTAACACCAATTTGGACTGGGGGCATCCAGTCACAAAGTCAAAAGTCTGGGAAAAATCTCCTTCGACAGACTGGACTGATAGGAAGCTTGCGCTGGTGGTTTGAGGCATTACTACGCGGCTTGGACATCGAAACATGTCATCATCACGAACGGCATATAGTAGATTCAAAGGCGGGTATAGACCCTGAGGAATTGACCTGTCAGTCATGTGCAATATTTGGTACAACTGGCTTACAGCGCCAATTTCGTCTTCATCTAGATGTCACGGATTATGATCCGCCTTGGAGGAGTCTACAAATATGTCCTAATGGTCATAGTCACGGTTGGTATTTTCCTAAAGGATATATTGGGAAACTTAATCTTGCCATATCTGGGTTTCAGCAGTCTGTTATTCCAGTTGTAGCACTATTATATTTCCTAGAGCGATTTGGATCACTTGGTGCAAGGACTACACTTGGTTGTGGTCAATTCGATATCGATTCACATGCTAATTTTAGTCCAGAATTGTTTTGGCCATTGCTATTACAATGGATTGAAACTTCACGACAAAATTCTGTTTTTTCCGAGCCCGACGAAGATTATGACAATTTGCCGAATATACAAAATCTGACGTTTTTTAAATATGAATTCACAATCCCTTCGGAGATTACAGGTAAAAGTTGGTGGCGCCTCTTTGATTCTTTGACCTCATCGTCCAAGAAACAAGGTAGATATAGAAATTGTAGAACAACCTTTAGCCTTCTAGAAAAATTATTTGATGAGAAAGGTGTTGCTCCTGTTTCGGCAATAATTAAGGATATACTTCGCTATAAAACAAGTTGGCAGTGTTTATCTTCTACTGACTCTGATTTTTTTGGGACTGCTGGTAATGATGACGCAGAACGCAGTAAAATTGCTATCGGATGGGCAGTCCGACAGAACGGATCTGATCTATGGAGTATCCGGGGTTGGTTCTGGCATCCTCCGAAATTAAGAAAGGATGAGGCTGCCAAAAAATCAGACGAACTTCTTACAAAACTGAGAAGTGATTCGTTTTGGCGTGAATCATTGAATGTTCACGATAATGATGATAATCTTGAAATCATCGAGATGAATGATTCTGCCAAAATTATTGACACGCTGAAGGGACTAATTATGGGGGATAACCAATGA